Proteins encoded by one window of Manis pentadactyla isolate mManPen7 chromosome X, mManPen7.hap1, whole genome shotgun sequence:
- the TCEAL5 gene encoding transcription elongation factor A protein-like 5 translates to MEKLYNDNEGKLESQGKPAAEVEAGDDGSSDEEERLEVGRKPGHAGKLQDEGHPDDEGQPEDEGKQEKQGKAGDEGEPRGEAKPGSELRATEKCPAEDYVPWKAKRKMDRDMDDSPKDYQEDFQERHLGSEEMMRERGDVSRAQEELR, encoded by the coding sequence ATGGAAAAACTCTACAATGACAACGAAGGAAAGCTGGAGAGCCAGGGAAAGCCTGCAGCTGAAGTGGAGGCTGGAGATGATGGAAGTTCAGATGAGGAAGAAAGGCTGGAAGTGGGGAGGAAGCCAGGGCACGCAGGGAAGCTCCAGGATGAGGGACATCCAGATGATGAGGGACAACCAGAAGATGAGGGGAAGCAAGAAAAGCAGGGCAAGGCCGGAGATGAGGGAGAACCTCGTGGGGAGGCAAAGCCCGGGAGCGAGCTGCGAGCCACCGAAAAGTGCCCGGCTGAAGATTATGTGCCCtggaaagcaaaaagaaaaatggacaggGACATGGACGATTCCCCCAAGGACTATCAGGAGGACTTCCAGGAAAGACATCTGGGCAGTGAGGAGATGATGAGAGAACGCGGAGATGTGTCAAGGGCTCAGGAAGAGCTAAGGTAA